Within the Drosophila melanogaster chromosome 3R genome, the region AGTTATagaaatatattcaatatgAAATcgcttttctctctgtgcCTGCTGCTCGGACTGGCTTTAAGCCAAGTTAGTGCTAGTTGCCCGGAAAGCTGTCCTGATACGGAGGATGTGGTGTGGGCCCTTGGAGGCGGATGCAATGTTTTTCGCAATAAATGCTACTTCGACAAGGCGAACTGTAATCCAGATTATGGTGCGAACATATTATTAGCCATATAACTTGATGTTTGATTACTAATCAAATGTTATAGAGTTGACCATCACAACAAAGGAGGAGTGCCAAAAGCTGTGCGCCGATGCTTGTCCTGCAGTTTATCAACCCACAGGTGGGATTTATAAGGGTCAGGTGCGGAATTTTGGCAATGAGTGCGAGAAGATCATTCACACTTGTCGAACGGGCGAAAGTAAGTGattcacttaaaaaaaatgtgttcCAAGGCTAATTCTATGTGTTTTTACAGCTTTCGTATAGGGCTAAATACTTTTATAACTGACAGTCCTACACAAAGAATGCAAATATAGAGATTTTCTAGTTC harbors:
- the CG42821 gene encoding uncharacterized protein codes for the protein MKSLFSLCLLLGLALSQVSASCPESCPDTEDVVWALGGGCNVFRNKCYFDKANCNPDYELTITTKEECQKLCADACPAVYQPTGGIYKGQVRNFGNECEKIIHTCRTGETFV